Proteins found in one Fulvitalea axinellae genomic segment:
- a CDS encoding GAF domain-containing protein, translating to MKKLFSKLAVGLFFLYVVGMCGVLWFLSDLPQRILAEIPMGVAETEMLESVLRDGFFVTAGTLLVGATVLLFLLLAKTGEAKKEIVYVDRISNKKDVEKSEKKSKKKKTTDIDEFRESVRSGGGDAEDMLSRLCKTLDAVQGVVYQTEEFEGKRYAVSHAAYAFSMPESERLRFEFGEGVVGQVAKEGNPLNVENVPEGHMLVRSGLGEASPQHLYVTPIRVDGKVSGVLEVASFRKLDNNDRAMVDAASELLLDSAETEAV from the coding sequence ATGAAGAAACTTTTTTCGAAACTGGCCGTAGGCTTGTTTTTTCTATACGTTGTCGGGATGTGTGGAGTCCTGTGGTTTTTGAGTGACTTGCCACAACGGATTTTGGCCGAAATCCCTATGGGAGTGGCCGAAACCGAAATGCTGGAGAGCGTCTTGAGAGACGGTTTTTTTGTGACTGCGGGAACCTTGCTTGTCGGTGCTACGGTTTTGTTGTTCCTTTTGCTGGCCAAAACAGGCGAGGCCAAGAAGGAAATCGTTTATGTAGACCGAATTTCCAATAAGAAGGACGTAGAGAAATCCGAAAAGAAGTCCAAGAAGAAAAAGACCACCGATATAGACGAGTTTCGCGAAAGCGTACGCTCTGGAGGCGGAGACGCTGAGGACATGTTGTCAAGACTTTGCAAAACGCTCGACGCCGTTCAGGGTGTCGTATATCAGACGGAAGAGTTCGAAGGTAAACGTTACGCTGTATCGCATGCGGCTTACGCTTTTTCAATGCCCGAGAGCGAACGTCTGAGATTCGAGTTTGGAGAAGGGGTGGTTGGGCAGGTGGCCAAAGAGGGTAATCCCCTTAATGTTGAGAATGTTCCGGAAGGCCATATGCTTGTCCGTTCCGGTTTGGGCGAAGCTTCGCCTCAACATCTTTATGTTACCCCGATCCGTGTGGACGGGAAAGTAAGCGGCGTGCTTGAAGTGGCTTCGTTCAGGAAACTGGATAACAACGACCGGGCGATGGTTGACGCTGCTTCGGAGCTTTTGCTCGATTCGGCCGAAACTGAGGCCGTATGA
- a CDS encoding chemotaxis protein CheB — translation MSRFSLNNNYKAIVIGGSAGSFQVVTKILSQVPADFPIPIIMCLHRLKHVRHGFVEALSIKSVKEITEPCDKENVRKGKVYLAPANYHLGIELGNTFSLSTEQMVNNSRPSIDITIESASYVYRHKLIAILLSGANKDGAKGMKYVKDRGGLTVVQDPSECVIDTMPSSAMKETTIDHVLKTEEIIKFMNDLYKLYQ, via the coding sequence ATGTCTCGATTCAGTCTTAACAATAATTACAAGGCAATCGTCATTGGCGGGTCGGCTGGAAGTTTTCAGGTGGTGACCAAAATTCTATCGCAGGTTCCCGCAGATTTCCCGATCCCCATTATAATGTGTCTACACAGGCTCAAGCACGTAAGGCACGGCTTTGTGGAAGCATTGTCTATCAAAAGTGTCAAGGAGATAACCGAACCTTGCGACAAGGAAAACGTCCGTAAGGGAAAAGTTTATTTGGCGCCGGCCAATTACCATTTGGGTATCGAGTTGGGCAATACCTTTTCGTTGTCTACCGAACAGATGGTTAATAATTCCCGTCCGTCTATCGATATCACCATCGAATCGGCCTCTTATGTGTATCGTCACAAGCTGATTGCTATTCTGCTTTCGGGCGCTAATAAAGACGGGGCCAAAGGGATGAAATACGTGAAAGATCGTGGTGGGCTCACGGTGGTTCAGGATCCGTCGGAATGTGTGATTGATACAATGCCTTCTTCGGCAATGAAAGAAACAACAATAGATCATGTGCTAAAGACCGAAGAAATTATTAAGTTTATGAACGACTTGTACAAACTCTACCAATAA
- a CDS encoding protein-glutamate O-methyltransferase CheR gives MREMREIEIAELRKLTEFIAGRYGYDFRNYAMSSFRRRVQRILELYKFPSVAWLIQRMEGDADFFETFLSELTVNVTEMFRDPSFWRELRDHTLPNILLNHERINIWHAGCSSGEEVYSMAIMLHEAGLLDRVRIYATDIDKGILEQARGGSYSLRNMELNEKNYIRFQGKKELKEYYTVRNDRAWMDKSLLRSVTFREHDLVKSEIFNKFDLVLCRNVMIYFNQTLQNEVLKKLHSSLFKYGYLVVGSKESLIWSEIANKFIVVNNEEKIYKKIRE, from the coding sequence ATGCGTGAAATGCGGGAAATTGAAATTGCGGAACTCCGAAAACTGACCGAATTCATTGCCGGCAGGTACGGTTACGACTTTAGGAATTATGCTATGTCGTCTTTTAGGCGCAGGGTACAGCGTATATTGGAGCTTTATAAGTTTCCGTCCGTGGCTTGGCTGATTCAGCGGATGGAAGGGGACGCAGATTTTTTCGAAACGTTTTTGTCGGAGTTGACGGTGAATGTGACGGAGATGTTCAGGGACCCGTCTTTTTGGCGCGAGTTACGTGACCACACTTTACCGAATATACTCTTGAACCACGAGAGGATCAATATCTGGCACGCTGGGTGCTCTTCGGGTGAGGAAGTGTATTCAATGGCCATCATGCTGCATGAGGCGGGTTTGCTTGACAGGGTCCGTATCTACGCTACAGACATCGACAAAGGGATACTCGAACAAGCCAGGGGCGGGAGCTATTCGCTCCGGAATATGGAACTGAACGAGAAAAACTATATCCGTTTTCAGGGAAAAAAAGAGCTTAAGGAATACTATACGGTTCGCAACGACAGGGCATGGATGGATAAGAGCCTGTTGCGTTCAGTGACGTTCCGCGAACACGACTTGGTGAAGAGTGAGATCTTCAACAAGTTCGATTTGGTGCTTTGCCGTAACGTCATGATCTATTTTAACCAAACACTCCAAAACGAAGTCTTGAAAAAACTCCATTCCAGCCTTTTCAAATACGGCTACCTTGTGGTAGGATCAAAGGAATCTTTGATTTGGAGCGAGATCGCGAACAAGTTTATCGTGGTGAACAATGAGGAGAAAATCTACAAAAAGATAAGGGAATAA
- the cdd gene encoding cytidine deaminase, whose amino-acid sequence MKRVAKTEITWEIYGSLGEMEEKDKELMQMARNACDNAYAPYSEFFVGAAVRLSDGRVEIGSNQENAAYPSGLCAERVALFGISARLGDVEVETIAVAARRSAPDSFVPVTPCGSCRQVMAEYEFRQEKPIRIIMEREDEEMLVSSSVADLLPLGFSKKSL is encoded by the coding sequence ATGAAAAGAGTAGCGAAAACCGAAATCACTTGGGAAATTTACGGAAGCTTAGGTGAAATGGAGGAGAAGGATAAGGAGCTGATGCAAATGGCCCGAAACGCTTGCGATAACGCGTATGCGCCTTATTCAGAATTTTTTGTCGGCGCGGCGGTCCGCCTTTCCGACGGAAGAGTGGAGATCGGTTCCAATCAGGAAAACGCTGCTTATCCTTCCGGACTTTGTGCGGAGCGTGTTGCGCTTTTCGGAATTTCGGCCAGATTGGGAGATGTGGAGGTTGAGACCATCGCTGTGGCTGCCCGCCGTTCGGCTCCTGATAGTTTTGTGCCCGTTACGCCATGCGGGAGTTGCCGTCAGGTAATGGCGGAATATGAGTTTAGGCAGGAAAAACCGATCCGTATAATTATGGAACGCGAAGATGAAGAAATGTTGGTTTCGTCATCCGTAGCCGATCTTTTACCCTTGGGATTCTCGAAGAAGAGCCTCTGA
- a CDS encoding saccharopine dehydrogenase C-terminal domain-containing protein, with translation MKNILVIGAGRSATSLIRYLTANANAENWSVTVADYDRELALAKTKGAEHTKAIQLDIKDEENLGKAISEADVVVSMVPATFHPLVAKVCLKLKKHLVSASYVSPEIEAMDADAKQAGIIMLKECGLDPGIDHMSAMLVLDRLRIEGSELTGFETFTGGLLAPSNDDNPWEYKFTWNPGNVVKAGNGTVKFIQENRYKFIPYHRLFRRTEMIHIPDHGYFEGYANRDSLKYLDIYGLQGIRTLYRGTLRRPSFCRAWDIFVQLGATDDSYEMENVAEMTHRQFINSFLSYNPNDSVELKLAHYTGLDLDSEEMFKLKWLGMFEEELVGIEKGTPAQILEHILKKKWTLNEDERDMIVMWHKFDFVKNGENHRIESHMVLEGEDSENTAMSLTVGLPMGIAVKKILSGDIKLTGVQRPVVPEIYEPILSELESHGIVFKESETVCEK, from the coding sequence ATGAAAAACATCCTTGTAATCGGGGCCGGAAGGTCTGCCACATCGCTCATACGCTACCTTACGGCCAACGCTAATGCCGAAAACTGGTCCGTAACCGTAGCCGATTATGACCGTGAATTGGCATTGGCCAAAACTAAAGGCGCCGAACACACTAAGGCCATACAGCTTGACATCAAAGATGAGGAAAATCTGGGAAAAGCAATCTCAGAAGCGGACGTCGTCGTGTCGATGGTCCCCGCAACGTTTCACCCGCTGGTGGCCAAGGTTTGCCTGAAATTGAAAAAACACCTTGTTTCCGCTTCTTATGTCAGCCCGGAAATAGAAGCGATGGACGCCGACGCTAAACAGGCGGGAATCATAATGCTCAAAGAGTGCGGACTTGATCCGGGCATCGACCATATGTCGGCGATGCTGGTGTTGGACCGGCTTCGGATTGAAGGTTCCGAACTAACTGGTTTCGAGACATTCACAGGCGGGCTATTGGCTCCTTCAAACGACGATAATCCTTGGGAATACAAATTCACTTGGAATCCCGGAAACGTGGTTAAAGCCGGAAACGGAACGGTGAAATTCATACAGGAAAACCGCTACAAATTTATTCCTTACCACCGGCTTTTCCGCCGGACAGAGATGATCCATATTCCGGATCACGGCTATTTCGAAGGCTACGCCAACCGTGATTCGCTCAAATATCTGGACATTTACGGACTGCAAGGTATCCGGACACTTTATCGCGGTACGCTCAGGCGTCCCAGTTTTTGCCGGGCTTGGGATATTTTCGTTCAACTGGGCGCCACCGACGATTCCTACGAAATGGAAAACGTGGCGGAAATGACGCACCGCCAGTTTATCAATTCTTTCCTGTCTTATAATCCAAATGATTCCGTAGAACTGAAACTCGCCCACTACACGGGACTCGATCTTGATTCGGAAGAAATGTTCAAGCTAAAATGGCTCGGAATGTTTGAAGAAGAGCTGGTGGGAATTGAAAAAGGAACGCCAGCGCAAATCCTGGAACATATTCTCAAGAAAAAATGGACGCTAAACGAGGACGAGCGCGACATGATCGTGATGTGGCATAAGTTCGACTTTGTCAAAAACGGAGAGAACCACCGGATAGAATCGCACATGGTTTTGGAAGGAGAAGACTCGGAAAACACGGCCATGTCGCTCACTGTCGGATTACCGATGGGAATCGCCGTCAAAAAAATCCTTTCGGGAGACATCAAGCTGACCGGAGTCCAGCGCCCGGTTGTTCCGGAAATTTACGAACCGATATTATCGGAACTGGAAAGTCACGGAATCGTATTCAAGGAATCGGAAACGGTGTGCGAAAAATAA
- a CDS encoding YggS family pyridoxal phosphate-dependent enzyme, which yields MSIKVNYEQLRDGLEGKGVTLVAVSKTKPLEMLREAYDAGARDFGENKVQELVGKHEELPQDIRWHMIGHLQRNKVKYIAPFVHLIHSVDSLALLKEVNKRAANNERVINVLLQVHIAEEETKFGLTPDELKELIASEEFAAFANVKVVGLMGMATNTGDEEKVRTEFSALRKFFDEMKSKEQPGKFEMDELSMGMSGDWGIAVEEGSTMIRVGSSIFGARNYNI from the coding sequence ATGAGCATAAAAGTAAACTACGAGCAACTCCGTGACGGGTTGGAAGGAAAAGGAGTGACTTTGGTGGCGGTAAGCAAAACCAAACCACTGGAAATGCTTCGGGAAGCTTATGATGCGGGCGCCCGCGACTTTGGGGAGAATAAGGTACAGGAACTGGTAGGTAAGCACGAGGAACTGCCCCAGGATATCCGTTGGCATATGATTGGTCACCTTCAGCGCAACAAAGTGAAATACATCGCGCCCTTCGTTCACCTTATCCACTCGGTTGACAGTCTTGCTTTGCTCAAGGAGGTTAATAAGCGGGCAGCCAATAATGAGCGTGTGATCAATGTTTTGCTTCAGGTTCATATTGCCGAAGAGGAAACTAAGTTCGGCCTCACTCCGGATGAACTCAAGGAACTGATCGCTTCCGAGGAGTTTGCGGCTTTCGCCAATGTGAAAGTTGTTGGCTTGATGGGAATGGCCACAAACACGGGCGATGAAGAAAAAGTGAGAACAGAATTTTCCGCTTTGCGTAAGTTTTTTGATGAAATGAAAAGCAAAGAGCAACCCGGCAAGTTCGAAATGGACGAACTTTCGATGGGAATGAGCGGAGACTGGGGAATTGCCGTGGAGGAAGGTTCGACAATGATCCGTGTAGGATCGTCAATTTTTGGAGCCAGAAATTATAATATCTAA
- a CDS encoding LysE family translocator yields the protein MLDWIWIFIKGVGFGVALAFLIGPAFFTLIQTSIKKGFAAGVGIALGISSSDAIYITVSYIGVSRWAGDDHFKAWFGLLGGAVMLGFGIISLMKRVEEMLPRKEKNTINKISDKKGLFGDFMKGFLLNGLNPFLFMFWVGIVGSVANHNNYTPNQTVFFFCCIIAALFSMDLTKVHLANKLSHIVTPKLMRTVNRVVGIALIVYSFRLFFSVYEFRNFLMF from the coding sequence ATGCTGGATTGGATTTGGATATTTATAAAAGGCGTAGGTTTCGGAGTCGCTTTGGCGTTTTTGATCGGACCGGCATTTTTCACGCTGATTCAAACAAGTATCAAGAAAGGCTTCGCCGCCGGCGTGGGAATAGCGTTGGGCATTTCGTCGAGTGACGCCATTTACATTACGGTCAGCTACATCGGCGTATCGCGCTGGGCTGGCGACGACCACTTCAAGGCTTGGTTCGGTTTACTGGGCGGTGCGGTAATGCTTGGTTTCGGGATCATCTCGTTGATGAAGCGGGTTGAGGAAATGCTTCCGCGCAAAGAGAAAAACACGATCAACAAAATTAGCGACAAGAAAGGCCTGTTCGGGGATTTTATGAAAGGCTTTCTGCTTAACGGGCTGAATCCGTTCCTCTTTATGTTTTGGGTGGGAATTGTGGGCAGTGTGGCCAATCACAACAATTACACGCCAAACCAGACAGTTTTCTTTTTCTGTTGCATCATCGCGGCGCTGTTTTCGATGGACCTCACCAAGGTTCATCTAGCCAACAAACTTTCGCACATCGTCACGCCGAAGCTGATGCGTACCGTAAACCGTGTGGTCGGCATAGCGCTTATCGTTTACTCCTTCAGGCTGTTCTTCAGCGTTTACGAGTTCCGCAACTTTTTGATGTTCTAA